A stretch of the Salvelinus sp. IW2-2015 unplaced genomic scaffold, ASM291031v2 Un_scaffold2997, whole genome shotgun sequence genome encodes the following:
- the LOC112075131 gene encoding LOW QUALITY PROTEIN: FRAS1-related extracellular matrix protein 2-like (The sequence of the model RefSeq protein was modified relative to this genomic sequence to represent the inferred CDS: inserted 1 base in 1 codon) has protein sequence MAGCLQRTGLCKGQARLLRCLFVLFTLVFCFSSVDAEPHQFDSGFLYRQRQGHNADSIIVANNGLRVPFGKSVYLDPVNDLVTEVQPGDRCSITVLENDPLAQKPGMLSPKKFPCAFGGDEVKYTHFGSRSPSKDRVKLQLRYDSQTDTVVIPFMLEVEVVFQQLEVLTRNMPLAVDKLNSNSNPIDKKGLDFSFEDGVTQCKVATLVGAGGLPRYGTLLNNSTNGQMMDCDEFLKQGIRYKHTSTTNSPNRDYIPMLVELQDNEGNTIMQEHFQIMVRIREGTENTPPKPSFVAMMMMEIDQFVMTAITSDMLAAEDVESDPDDLIFNITSPLGHQQGYIISTDDQNLPITSFYQRDIKDLKIAYKPPSEDSEVERIFQLEFEIVDTEGAVSDTFAFMIVVKPMNTLAPVATKNTGQLLFEGQSRTLSSSHNLEISDEDNLDNVKITVVDGLKHGELXVLGARRKFFTPADLDAGIVVYQHDGSDTYSDNIIFRMTDGSNEVEFLFPITIAPTDDEPPIINANTGLVLFKNEIMQISPFILSATDIDSEDSTIKFILEAPYSTVGELILRQVEPPSNPSLWKFSETDEMFEQVVTECFQQDILDGKLFYRHIGPHSTTTVMDQFVFRVQDDNNPPNQSGEHTFTIKIHPVDDLPPELYPGTTLHMTVQEYELTHFKKTFLRYTDLDSDDRDLKYTVIKPPTDTDENNPAPLGDIVLTDSPDSVISEFTQAQVNHHKVAYKPPDQELGITPKVLQFTFIVEDTAGNTVDGLFTIFLQPVDNKPPFITNTGFTCQERSTYIITKKELDATDQDTEYENILFTVTQIPRYGQLQYLGIDMSNSETFVLDDIENGHIAYIHGGEESLSDVIKCDVSDGFHEVPIIIKISINPVDDKTPTIMLPAGLLGASIDVLENGATEITSNVIQGHDEDTDDLMLTFIVEEPPRLGEILVSGARAERFTQQDIINGVVMYAHTSGEIGSFKEHDSFNLTISDMSDEWVVGGNKVQGVRVLVTILPVDSIPPIVSVGEQFVVIEGEKKVITLDHVMTEDMDTDNNDILCTVIVQSTSGYVENISPAPGSEKSRAGTAITAFSFKDVFLGHIYYVQSIHKGVEPVEDRFTFRCSDGINFSDRHFFPIVIIPANDEKPEIFIREFVVMEGMSLVIDTPILNAADADIPGDELEFEIIKNPKHGKIVQQLTTGTVPVVRFSLEQINEASNIIYEHDDSETKEDSFEVRLTDGKHTVEKKILIMVIPVDDETPRMAINDGLEVEIGETKIINNRVMKATDLDSEDKELIYVVRYXPSQGYLQRITKFGHVVGNITLDMNFTQDEVDKNLIQYVHTGQEGVRDLLKFDVTDGINPLIDRYFYINIGSIDMVFPDVINKGVTLKEGGKVTLTTDLLSTTDINSPDEFLSFSITRAPSRGHLECTDLPGVPISTFTQLQLAGNKIXYIHTSDDEMKMDSFEFEVTDGYNPVFRTFRVSITDVDNKKPVLSVHKLLLGEGENKLITPFELTVEDRDTPDNLLRFVVTQVPVHGQLLFNGTQPINTFTKQDLNENLITYKHDGTESNEDSFSFTVTDGTHNDFYVFPDTVYETRKPQMMTIHISTIDNGVPQIVVNNAAPSLRVLHSGHLGFLITSKALKSEDRDSPHKVLKYTVAEAPQHGFIMNTALGNDSIKAFTQADIDEMKICYVLLDGSNATSDIFYFTVEDKGGNKSEAQPIPAQLVVVCDAWMKEY, from the exons ATGGCTGGTTGTCTGCAAAGGACAGGACTTTGTAAAGGGCAGGCACGTTTGTTGAGATGCCTCTTTGTGCTTTTCACTCTTGTCTTTTGCTTTTCTTCTGTGGACGCGGAGCCCCACCAATTCGATTCGGGTTTCCTTTACCGACAACGACAAGGACATAATGCTGACAGCATCATTGTGGCCAACAATGGCCTCCGTGTTCCCTTCGGGAAGTCTGTGTACCTGGACCCTGTCAATGACCTGGTGACTGAGGTGCAGCCCGGAGACCGCTGCTCCATCACGGTCCTGGAGAATGACCCACTGGCCCAAAAACCCGGAATGCTTAGCCCTAAGAAGTTCCCCTGTGCGTTTGGCGGTGATGAGGTGAAATACACTCATTTTGGCTCCCGGAGCCCCAGTAAAGACAGGGTGAAGCTGCAGCTACGCTACGACTCCCAGACGGACACGGTGGTCATCCCCTTCAtgctggaggtggaggtggtcttCCAGCAGCTGGAGGTCCTCACCAGGAACATGCCCCTGGCTGTGGACAAgctcaacagcaacagcaacccCATCGACAAAAAGGGCCTGGACTTTTCCTTTGAGGATGGTGTCACTCAGTGCAAGGTCGCCACGCTGGTCGGCGCCGGCGGTCTCCCCAGGTATGGCACCCTTTTAAATAATTCCACTAATGGCCAGATGATGGACTGTGATGAGTTTCTTAAGCAAGGCATTCGCTACAAGCACACATCCACCACCAACTCTCCTAACAGAGACTATATCCCCATGTTGGTAGAGCTGCAGGATAATGAGGGAAACACCATTATGCAGGAGCATTTCCAGATCATGGTTAGAATCAGAGAGGGTACAGAGAACACCCCTCCTAAGCCTAGTTTTGTTGCTATGATGATGATGGAGATTGATCAGTTTGTGATGACAGCTATCACCAGTGATATGTTGGCTGCCGAGGATGTTGAATCTGATCCAGACGACTTAATCTTTAACATTACTTCCCCCCTGGGCCATCAGCAAGGCTACATCATCAGTACAGATGATCAGAACCTCCCCATCACCTCGTTCTACCAGAGAGACATTAAAGATTTGAAGATAGCCTATAAGCCTCCGTCCGAGGATTCAGAAGTAGAGAGGATTTTCCAGCTCGAGTTTGAAATTGTAGATACAGAGGGCGCCGTCTCTGATACGTTTGCCTTTATGATTGTGGTGAAGCCTATGAATACTCTTGCTCCCGTAGCAACCAAGAACACAGGGCAGCTTTTGTTTGAGGGCCAGTCCAGAACTCTCTCCAGCTCTCACAACTTAGAGATCAGTGATGAAGATAACCTGGACAATGTGAAAATCACAGTGGTGGACGGCTTGAAGCACGGKGAGCTGYCGGTGCTCGGCGCGCGCAGGAAATTCTTCACACCTGCCGATTTAGATGCCGGCATCGTGGTTTACCAGCACGACGGCAGCGACACCTACAGCGACAACATCATTTTTAGAATGACTGATGGCAGCAATGAGGTCGAGTTTTTGTTCCCTATCACTATAGCCCCCACTGACGATGAACCCCCTATTATCAATGCAAACACCGGCCTGGTGCTTTTCAAGAATGAAATCATGCAGATTTCCCCCTTCATTCTGAGCGCCACYGACATAGACTCAGAGGATTCTACCATTAAATTCATCCTTGAGGCCCCGTACTCCACTGTAGGGGAGCTTATCCTCAGACAAGTGGAGCCTccctctaacccctctctctggAAGTTCAGTGAGACAGATGAGATGTTTGAACAGGTGGTGACCGAATGTTTCCAGCAGGACATTCTAGATGGGAAGCTCTTCTACCGCCACATTGGGCCTCACAGCACCACCACTGTGATGGATCAGTTTGTGTTCCGCGTCCAAGACGACAATAACCCACCAAACCAGTCCGGTGAGCATACCTTCACCATTAAAATCCACCCGGTGGATGACCTCCCACCAGAGCTCTACCCAGGGACCACGCTTCACATGACAGTGCAAGAGTATGAGCTGACTCACTTCAAGAAGACGTTTTTGCGTTACACAGATTTGGACTCGGATGACAGGGATCTGAAATACACCGTCATCAAGCCCCCCACTGACACAGACGAGAACAACCCGGCCCCCCTGGGTGACATTGTTCTGACTGACAGTCCCGACTCTGTGATCAGTGAGTTCACACAGGCGCAGGTCAACCACCACAAAGTGGCCTACAAGCCTCCAGACCAGGAACTGGGTATCACTCCAAAAGTCCTTCAGTTCACATTCATTGTGGAGGATACTGCTGGGAATACAGTAGATGGACTATTCACTATTTTCTTACAGCCCGTTGACAACAAGCCTCCCTTTATCACCAACACTGGTTTCACTTGCCAGGAGAGAAGCACGTACATCATCACTAAGAAGGAGCTCGATGCCACAGACCAGGACACAGAATATGAAAATATTCTATTCACTGTGACCCAGATTCCTCGCTATGGGCAGTTGCAGTATTTAGGGATCGATATGTCYAACAGTGAGACATTTGTCCTGGATGACATCGAAAATGGCCATATTGCCTACATCCATGGCGGGGAGGAAAGCCTCAGTGACGTTATCAAGTGTGACGTCAGCGACGGCTTCCATGAGGTACCTATCATCATCAAGATCTCCATTAACCCAGTTGATGACAAGACCCCCACCATCATGCTCCCTGCTGGCCTTCTAGGGGCATCCATCGATGTCCTGGAGAACGGGGCAACTGAAATCACCAGCAACGTCATCCAGGGCCATGACGAAGACACTGACGACCTCATGCTGACCTTCATCGTTGAGGAGCCCCCCAGGCTCGGTGAGATCCTGGTGAGCGGTGCCCGCGCCGAGAGGTTCACCCAACAGGACATCATCAACGGCGTGGTGATGTATGCCCACACTAGTGGTGAGATCGGCTCCTTCAAAGAGCATGACTCCTTCAACCTCACCATCTCCGACATGTCCGATGAATGGGTCGTCGGGGGCAACAAGGTACAAGGAGTCCGGGTGCTCGTCACCATCCTGCCCGTCGACAGCATCCCACCCATCGTCAGTGTCGGGGAGCAGTTTGTGGTGATAGAAGGGGAGAAGAARGTCATTACTCTGGATCACGTTATGACTGAGGATATGGACACAGACAACAATGACATCCTGTGCACCGTTATTGTCCAATCAACATCCGGGTACGTGGAGAATATCTCCCCAGCTCCAGGTTCTGAGAAGTCCAGAGCAGGCACCGCCATCACCGCCTTCAGCTTCAAAGATGTCTTCCTCGGTCATATCTACTATGTCCAGAGCATCCACAAAGGTGTGGAGCCTGTGGAAGACAGGTTCACCTTCCGTTGCTCCGACGGCATCAACTTCTCTGATCGCCACTTTTTCCCCATCGTCATCATCCCTGCCAATGATGAGAAACCAGAGATCTTCATCCGTGAGTTTGTCGTGATGGAGGGCATGAGTCTGGTCATCGACACACCCATCCTGAATGCGGCCGATGCAGATATTCCAGGGGACGAACTGGAGTTTGAGATCATAAAGAACCCCAAGCATGGCAAGATAGTTCAGCAGCTTACAACGGGAACAGTCCCTGTTGTCAGGTTCTCATTGGAACAGATCAATGAGGCCTCCAACATCATCTACGAACACGACGACTCAGAGACCAAAGAAGACAGCTTCGAAGTTAGGCTCACAGACGGGAAACACACAGTGGAGAAGAAGATTCTCATCATGGTGATTCCTGTCGATGACGAGACACCGAGAATGGCCATCAATGACGGACTGGAGGTTGAGATTGGAGAAACCAAAATAATCAACAACAGAGTCATGAAGGCTACTGATCTGGACTCGGAAGACAAAGAGCTCATCTACGTTGTGCGCTACYGCCCAAGCCAAGGCTATCTCCAGCGTATCACCAAGTTCGGACACGTTGTGGGCAACATCACCCTCGACATGAACTTCACCCAAGACGAAGTCGACAAAAACCTGATCCAGTATGTGCATACGGGCCAGGAGGGTGTCCGTGACCTGCTTAAGTTCGACGTTACTGACGGCATTAACCCCCTTATCGACCGATACTTCTACATCAACATCGGAAGCATCGACATGGTTTTCCCCGATGTCATCAACAAAGGCGTGACCCTAAAAGAAGGGGGCAAAGTGACTCTCACCACTGACCTGCTCAGCACCACTGACATCAACAGCCCGGATGAGTTCCTCAGCTTTAGCATCACACGTGCCCCTAGCAGAGGCCATCTTGAATGCACTGACCTCCCAGGTGTGCCCATCTCCACCTTCACCCAGCTGCAGCTGGCCGGCAACAAGA TATACATCCACACCTCAGACGATGAGATGAAGATGGATAGCTTTGAGTTCGAGGTGACGGACGGCTACAACCCGGTCTTCCGCACCTTCAGAGTGTCCATCACTGACGTGGACAACAAGAAACCTGTCCTGAGCGTCCACAAGCTGCTGTTGGGAGAGGGCGAAAACAAGCTCATCACCCCATTCGAGTTGACCGTGGAGGACCGTGACACCCCAGACAACCTGCTGCGCTTTGTGGTCACCCAGGTGCCYGTTCATGGCCAGTTGCTGTTCAACGGCACCCAGCCAATCAACACCTTCACCAAGCAGGACCTGAACGAGAACCTCATCACCTACAAGCACGATGGCACCGAGTCCAACGAGGACAGCTTCTCGTTCACCGTCACCGACGGCACACACAACGACTTCTACGTATTCCCTGATACCGTGTACGAGACACGTAAGCCTCAGATGATGACCATTCACATCAGCACTATTGACAATGGGGTCCCCCAGATCGTGGTCAACAAYGCTGCCCCGTCCCTAAGGGTTCTGCATAGCGGCCACCTTGGCTTCCTGATCACCAGCAAGGCCCTGAAGTCCGAGGATCGAGACAGTCCTCACAAAGTCCTCAAGTACACCGTGGCCGAGGCCCCACAGCACGGCTTCATCATGAACACCGCCCTGGGCAATGACAGCATCAAGGCCTTCACACAAG CTGATATCGACGAAATGAAGATTTGCTACGTGCTGCTTGATGGTAGCAACGCCACAAGTGATATCTTCTACTTCACAGTAGAGGATAAAG